AAATAATAAATTGTTACATGAGGATAGGTCCTAAGCAGCGTAGTCAATTTCAAATCTCGATCCATGTCGGCCACTGGTTCAACCGCATTTGGATGTTTTTTGTTATTCATCTTCCTCTAACTCTTGTATAAACCAATACCTTTACTCTTAATCATCCTCTTTCCACATCCTTCAATCCATCttctctcattcattcattcttcTCCAAAATTGATAGGACTGGTTTATCCCTTGACTAGAAATAATTCCGATTTGAGTTTCGGAATTTTTTTGCGGACATGTACTTGAGATCAACCTGATATACATATCTCGACCGAGTCAAACCAATACATTCGAGAAAGACCAATGACGTTCGATTGTGTTAGAAGAATCTCGTCTTGGTGAGACTTTTAAAATCGGTTGTCCTTGAGGCGAGATCTAGAATTTAGACGATATCTTGATTGAGATCGACTacatgtcctctttgtattttAACCATAACATATCAATATTTGTAAATACGCTAGATGCACTTGCATAATTTTTAAAGTGGTGTCGGTAGGGTTAATCAAATCGACTAAAACCCAAAGGGGAGATTTTATTTGATGttaccccccaaaaaaaaaaaatattattctggGTTGAGCCCCCTATTTACAGAATCATTGTTGTTATCCCATGTCACCATTTTCCGTGTACCTTTAGTCAAATGCTACGTGCAGTAAAATCATGTATATAGAAGTTATTCTTATATGAGCGTCTACCTTGAATAGACCAGAAAAAAAGAATTATATTAAACATGTGCCAATATAAAATACACATATTTGTGTATGAAACACAAAAATGCACCTAGGTAATGCAAATTCTATTTAAATGGAAGTTTCTTTTACATGCATGAATATATGAAATTTGCTATATAAAAATTCACATAAAACTCATGGTATCGAAAGTTGACAAATGAAAATATACGAGTGAAATATATTTATACtgagtgaaatatatttgtactGAGTTGTGCAAAACAAAGCACaaaaatcaatttaaataaaaattattttgtaCAATAGTTATAAGAGTCTCTTCGTCTTAAATTTTGATATACAACATGACCTATACTATTCATTCTATAACGTCTATTATTCTGATATGGAGGTATTTTCCTTAAGATAGGACAGAAAAGaatcctaacatggaagtatgttCTTTAAGCCAGGAACGGGAAAAATATTCTAGTATGGAGTTTGTTAgaacaatgctcggttgaacccacaagttttgctatctcaagcttgttgtcaatgttagttgaacaaaattatatcttgatttcaagtctactaattcaagtctcagactaggttagagtttgatagttgagtatcagatatcaccctcggagactgaagatcgacgaagaaatttggaTAACttatgtatcaggtatgtgaagactgaatcattctattttactcactatcttacaaGATATCTTTTGGAgacgatgtcgtatgacttctaatatttttacaaagaagaagtttcgagtcaagcttgtcttgttaaaaatctcgaaatatgattgtaagaaaagatgttgaacgatccttaacaatatttGTTCTAAACAAATTATTGTGTGATTTAATTTCTGAATCAATTGAAATTTGGCCTACGAATGATTTTACCAtacgggaatgtttcaaacatcataagagagaaatattgaactatCTGATATTTCTGCTCAAGGTAGTTGGCGAACTAGTTCGCAAATTATAGATGTCTAAATTTTAGAAATACGGGAGGGTTGgtgaaccagtttgcaaaccgcaagttcaggtggggacagttcacgaaccgttatgaactgaattttggaaGTTGGTATTATAGGATAGCAGTTGATGGACCTGGTTCACAAACTGTGGTCAATTGAGTTCAGTAGTCTTGTAGGGTTAGCGAACCGGGTTCACGAACCGTCGCACCATAACTCGTGAAAAAGCCTAATGGTTCACAAACTGTTGTACCCACCGTCCCAGTTTAAGATTTTAAAAAattctcaaagacttattttttaaatatgtttagcattgctagaactctctcgAACACTTTTAAGACTTCATTTATTACTCAAaaacttatgtgtgtgcatcaaGATTAAATTCTTAGGCGCTTAAaagaacatcaaattgctttagttctttggcatacttgccaaaccgaacaatcattatacacggttccagaaccTGTTCCTTGTGTAtattcttttattgtattttctagACCTAAATATGTTTGTTTTATTCTCAAGTTattttagcttgaattctaaccaACCCGGGGTCtttgaaatctataaatagagatgctctttcaactgggaaattcaatccctgacactttgtgtcctacttgattctagagtcgtcctctatagacCTAGGTTTCCTTTGAGACACATAATTAGGACAACGACGACTTAGCTTTGGGGATTTGTGAAGTCATTACGACTATctttacctgatagttcgtgtatcctgatcttgcatttatgttatcgaggttttcgtaatcctATTCACGCAACATCGATAGTAATCGCAAATTTCTCTTCATCCGAGACTTTGccattcctcaagatagatatatgaaaactgattttacttgattttttgaatattgttcttaagaggtggttaagaatctaggatgctcttcgggagtcgtaagttccggatttgtgaggtttgctagatttgtcTATTATTTCAAACATATGTCCTCACCTtaatctttgatctaaagggaaacaaaataggcttatctattagaggaagattggtatcaaaagtcttcacttcgtcTGAAATGTGAGCCAGGACGAGAGTTCGAGTTCTCTTTAACTGATCCATTTTATTTCTGGATCTACCCGAGCACCTAAAATCTAAAATAGTGAAGTAACTCTtatgttgtaaaggacgtcatttTACTTCACAGTTATGGGGAAAATCACTACTTTGTGAGGTCATTTTACTTCACAGTTAGGTAGTCAGTTGTGGTTTTGAAGTATGTGTTACATGGCCTCATAAGGGTTTTAATGGGCTTGTTGGTTACTGGGGTTCTAATATGTGTCAGAGCCTTGGAGGGAGCTACAACTACCTTGTTGTCAAGAACAAATCCTTTCACTTGGAGGAGTTACAAGAAGTGACTCTCTATCACTCGAGCTAGTTTACTTATCCTCATTTAGATTTATAAGTTCGTGATGAAACCCTTATCAAtttattaatcaacaaccaaatcgTTTACCGATTCAGACTAGTTCGTTGAGCTAGAGAGGCTTGATCCTTCGGTATTGGGAGGTtaattttatcaattgatccattctTGTCGTGGGTTcatgcctagttagcaattcaggATTCttcaaacgtacggaacgacaaatgtacgagtattatacggttttataAAACCCAGATTCGGTCAAAAATTCGGTCaatgggacgtgattcgtcagtaattcggaacggcatacgtacgtgtataattcgatttataaacgcgagttcggctctgaaatttcggtatctatatataataaataatttgtatttataaagtcataaaccaatttttatgcatatgtgtgagttatttaaagaaaaaataaacttaatatgatgatattaacaTTATATACAACATTTGTCATCCAAGAGGACGTGGTATAGTGGTtcagatgcttggttagtgagtttgagatctctctcaccttcaccttcaaatctcttcagtcatttttgtttcataaaaattacaacaacatCTAATATcgggtcgtgtatgctcgggaggttGTAAAGTCCAAAAATTGGGGCCTTTGAAaacgtaaaagctaaagaatttctggcgaattaagcggacgtatcattcgggatacgtaaagttcgtgaacgattcgcgaataatctgggaatgccacataatacgcatcttgggttcggagttgcaaacgtacgcgaataagacggtaaagtTCGTGaaaaattcgtgaatgattcacgaatcattcgaacttactaactagggtttcaTGACACCTAAGCAAAGGTAATTAACAAAAGGACCTCCAAGCAAGGCAAAAGACAGCAAACTCAAGAGGGTCCGAGGAAGGGAAAAATAtcatttggtccttttttaggcgggcccatgtctgtttggtccataattatttaaaaatattaaactgacaaaagtacccttccgtgttaattcttACTTATTTTCTTTTAGCAGTTCATTCCAGAtttgaagtccatataaaaacctaagaaaacagaaatgaagtctatataaaaacctaaaaaaaacagacttcattccagaaatgaagtccatataaaaacctaaaaaacagacttcattccagaaatgaagtccatataaaaacctaaaacaaacagacttcattccagaaataaagtacatataaaaagctaaaaaacatACTTCATTCCAGAAACGGAAATGCTAGTTGGCTTCCTATTCTCCACCTCCTTATTCACCACCCTATAATCTAAGCCCCACATCCATATCGAGATTCGCATTTAGGTTCAGGTGGGGTTCACCATTTCCTTAATGTGGGGTTTAGATTATAGGGAGGAGAATAGGGAGGTGGAGATTAGGGAGCCAAATAGCATTGCagttccagaaatgaagtccatatagaaaacctaaaaaaacagacttcattccagaaatgaagtccatataaaaacctaaaaaatagacTTTATTCCATAAATGAAGTCcacataaaaatctaaaaaaacagacttcattccagaaatgaagtccatataaaaacctaaaaaacagacttcattccagaatgaagtccatatagaaaacctaaaaaaacagacttcattccagaaatgaagtccatataaaaacctaaaaaaaatagacttcattccagaaatgaactccatataaaaacatatacaaaccagacttcatttctggaatgaactccatataaaaacatcactaacatcatcttcatcttcttcgacgtcttcaacagcagcagcaaacatcatcatcaccaaaaaACATCAACAAATCATCATCAACACGAAAAACATCAACAAATCGAGATTTccaacacgagcaacaaacaGAAATCATTATCAACACGAAAAACATCAACAAATCgagatcttcaacacgagcagcaaacaaatatctcatcatcttcgtcttcaacccGAGCAGAAACATCAAAAAcgcatcttcatcttcgtcttcaacagtagcaaagaaatcaaaaacgcatcttcatcttcgtcgttttcataatctttatatgattcttcgtcatcttcatcttcaacaccatcatcttcatcaaaatcaaacaCCAACAGTAAAAACGGAGAAAGGAAATCAAGAACAGAGAAACTGGATCTGAaaaaaattaggagagagaaaacaaatctgaaAATAAAGAGGAGAGAAAATGTAAATTTAAGAATGAGAtattttttagtgattttgtCTATATATCTggccccaaaagggtatttctgccaccacacaatgacatttacatcatcataggaccaaactataatatattttaccAAAAAGGACTAAACAGATAACTGgattagactctctctaatatattatttctaggacttaATGGTATTTCCTACTCTGAGAAAACTAAACGAGACGATAGATTGATTTCTGAgaagatttagcaaaaaaaaaaaaaaagagaccaccAAACTGAGATGCCAGAGAATAAGCTAAGGGAATTCAATCACTAACAAAAATTCAGTTGAGATCAAACCATTAATGGGGAATGTACAAAGTCTAATGGACTTAACCAAAGCAAAACGTGCAGTGACTGCAAAAGCTAAGAATTAAGGAAGGAGAGAGAAACAAGACAAACCAAGAATGGAAACAGATTAGAGAAGAAAGAggatgacaagagatggcatacaTGTACAATCTAAAAACAAATAGAGTACCCACATTAAGACTAGAACAAACAAGACAAATAGCAGAAAACTAGCGACCAAACAAAGTTATGAGCTTCCCTATCTTGCACCAGAGAGGCAGAATTGAGTCGTGCTGCTAGCAAGATACTCCTTGCTCTTCACACCGGGCAAGTTCGTTAGGAGAGAAGGACTTCCTCCTACTTTTGCAATCACCGTAGTAGGTTGGGTTTATTTTGCCAACACAATATCCTAATGTACATACCAAAGTTTTCTGCATCATTTTGAAAGTTTGTTCCCCATCTTAAGTACTAAGACCGGAATCACGTAAAATCATCTCTCGGATATTTCATCAAACAATAGGTAAACGTTTGTCTTAGGAATTTCACAACAATACAACGTGTAGGCAACCCTAGAAGCTACTGTTTCAGCCTAATTACAGTGTTATTCTTTTGGCACATCCGTTTTTACCGCCTCACTTCCCATGTTCAGAGAACCAtctttcattagtctaatgctgAGACTGTTAAACCTCCCTCTTGAATAATGTCGAGAAGCCTTTCTCCAATCTGTTCCAGTTTTCATCATTGCTGCAAACTCATCGTAGCTGATCCGCCCATCCTATAATCATCGAAAGGTTAATTTACTAAGATAAATACAACACAATAAGTAACAGTAATACGTTCAGTAAGAGATAATCTGGAGTTTTCACCTTGTCAGTGTCTACTTCTTGGAGAATGTCGTTAGCTACTTCTGAGCAGTTAATGGCTTCGTCATCCATCAATGCCTCCTTCAGCTCCTCAAGCTCAATATAGCCGTTTCTATCTTTGTCGAAGTAGGAGAAGGCCTTGTGAAGATGCTCATCATTGGCCATCCTCCGTAAATGGAGTGACACAGCAAGAAATTCATCATAATCGAGGGTCCCTTTTCCATTGGTCTCTATCTGTATCGTTCAGAATACCCAATCAGAAAAGAAATCCATATGCAGAAGAAAGAGATATGAAAATGGTGGCACCCTAATTTGTGTCCCAACTGCACCCTAATTCTGTTGGTGCTACAGTTAAACGAAGCAAGAACCCTGTTAAGGATGCTAATCTCGACATCTAACAGAGCATAAACAAGAGCAAGTCTATGAAGGGCTCTCAGCGGAGTCACAGAATGTAAGATGGCAGAAAACTACAGTACCCACTGGATAAGCCAGAATGCCGTAACCTTTAATACATTTGTAGCTCGAACCCACCTTTTGTAAGTCTTTCAACAACTAATCCAAGTATATATTATCGACACAAATATATAGGTAATATATTATCGACACAAATATATAGGTAATCACAAAGACTTACGCTTTCGAGGAGATATAATAAGATTATCCAATTCAGAATCTAGATAAGAATTAAGAACGTAAAGGCCTATTGTACACCTGAAGAAAACATTATTTCCAATACGAACAACTGACAAAGGGTTTATCCGTTGACTATGTTAATAGTAATGCGTGTCTTTAGATGAGGGAAGATTGATGTTCCCGAAAATTAGGCACAGAAATTTGGTTAACACTTACAGTTTCTGTTAGCATTTGTACTTCGGAATCCACAAGCTGGGAACTGAAATTTTGCAGCCCAGCCTTAAGTTCCACAACTGAAACGAAACCATCATTATCTCCATCCATCTGCTTGAAGGTCTCTCTGATATCTTCAACTTCTTCAGTAGATAAATGATCAGCAATGACCTACCAAAACAACCTTTTAGATAAGATTTTTTTATGGACATAAATGTTTGCTAAACAAGGAAATAAGAAGGATATGAGAAGTCTGTAAAACTGGTTAACTCACCCTTAAAGCTTTTCTTTTGAATCTGTTCATCACTGAAAACTGCTTGAGCCTTGATTTCACAACATCTCCAAGAGGAACATTTGGAGCCTTCTTAGCATTTAGGATCCAGGGATGCTCTGACAGCAGCGGAGGAAAAATTGTCAAGGGAACATACACACTAACAAgttttttccaaagttttatTTGACACTAGTAGATTCTTTCACATTATAGAGCAAGTTAAGCACATGTGAGGTTATAAGTTCAACTGTCGATAGTAACTAAGCAACAGTTATATAACGGAAATGGCTTAAGCATTACAGTTTCGTAAAACAGGATTTGTCTACAATAGTAACCACAGGACTAGATGATACAAGTGAATCACGGCAGAATATATATAGCTAACCTATTtgcctaaaaaaacagacttcacaCTACACTTTCCAAAGCCACAATGAGTTTCGTCAAAGAACATAATGTAAAGAACGAGAAAGAAAAACATATGGTTTGCCAACGTTCTAATCGATGTTTTTCATGATTTGTACAAGGAGAAGGACAGTACCAAGTACTTGTTTTGCAGTTAACCGAAGTTTTGGATCAGGCTCCAACATCTTTTGAACCAAATTTTTAGCATTCTCTGAAACATTTGGCCAAGGGTCTCGTTTAAAATCTATTGTCCCACGTAAAATGGCCTGTGCGACCCCTTGTTCTGACTCTGCATTTCgaacaagaaaagaaaacttaGCTGGAGGAAAGCATTCACATATAAGCAAAAAAATGACGTATGGACATCTAGCTGACTGCATTGACGTAAGGCCGAAACCTCACCAGCCCAAAACGGAGGAACTCCGCACAGTAAGATGTAGAGGATAACCCCTGCACTCCATATATCTATTTCCGGTCCATAGTTCCGCTTCAGCACTTCTGGGGCCATGTAATATGGGCTTCCCACAATTTCAGAGAATTTTTCACCTAAGGTATGAGAACATATAACAATTGTATAAGTAGACGCTTAAATGAAAAGGTGACAGTAAGGATTATGGTGAACACCATGTGACAGCATGAGATTATAGTAAACATGTACAGTTGGTACTTTAACTTATTGCTTCTCATTGTTAACTAAGCAACTATTGTAAATAACCAATGTCTAAAAGTAGACATTCAATGAAGAGAATAGATGCATTGTACCTATCAAGCACCCAGCCAAAAGCATTTTCTTTCCTACATTGTGTTGTTCGCAAGCAAGGTCATATTCAGAACGTTCCATGCCTGTTTTGGTTTGGCAGTTATAGAGTTACATGATTATCTTTCACTCGCCACTGTCCGATGTTCAAGGTTTCTACACAAAACACTATACTAAGTCTTAATAGGTAAATTAAGAACCAGGTAGTTGGAAATGGCAATGTGCACGACAACAGCATAAGGCATTCACATAATCCTCCACATCTGTGCCCACTACTATAATCTATATACTTCATCAATGTTTTTCTCCAATTCTAACCACAAACCGCCTAattcaaacaaaaacaaaaatcgagACAAACCTCTAGGTTTCCTATTAGCCAAGTTCTTACTACTTCTCAGATACTAGCCAAGTTCTTACTACTTTTCACATTTTTAGGGTACAACCTCAGTATAATTTTTTCAGCATTCTTTCCTAAACTAGTAAGAAATTCCTAATAATACTAACAATAACTTAATTTTGAAAAACGAATTCAGTGTAAGAAAGTCTCACCAGGCTTGAAGAATATAGACAAGCCAAAATCAATAGCCTTGAGAGGTGAAGTCTCTTTCTTATTAGCAAACAAGAAATTCTCAGGTTTCAAATCTCTATGAATAACACCATTATTATGACAATGTTGAACCACATCCATAATAGTCCGCACAACAGAAGCAGCAGCACGTTCCGTATAGTGTCCTCTGGCAACGATCCGATCAAACAACTCACCACCTTCACACAATTCCATCACCAAATGAACAGCATTCTCATCTTCGCATGCTTCTTTAAAACAAACAATACTTGAATCTTGAGGCAAATGTTTCATAATCTCAACT
This portion of the Papaver somniferum cultivar HN1 chromosome 11, ASM357369v1, whole genome shotgun sequence genome encodes:
- the LOC113321743 gene encoding calcium-dependent protein kinase 13-like, with translation MGNCCRSPASVAREDVKSSNSHDHHHHHNGGGKKKNNTSKESNNSKTGTATIKVLNGISKETIEEKYLVDKELGRGEFGVTYLCIDRDSSELLACKSISKRKLKTSIDIEDVRREVEIMKHLPQDSSIVCFKEACEDENAVHLVMELCEGGELFDRIVARGHYTERAAASVVRTIMDVVQHCHNNGVIHRDLKPENFLFANKKETSPLKAIDFGLSIFFKPGEKFSEIVGSPYYMAPEVLKRNYGPEIDIWSAGVILYILLCGVPPFWAESEQGVAQAILRGTIDFKRDPWPNVSENAKNLVQKMLEPDPKLRLTAKQVLEHPWILNAKKAPNVPLGDVVKSRLKQFSVMNRFKRKALRVIADHLSTEEVEDIRETFKQMDGDNDGFVSVVELKAGLQNFSSQLVDSEVQMLTETIETNGKGTLDYDEFLAVSLHLRRMANDEHLHKAFSYFDKDRNGYIELEELKEALMDDEAINCSEVANDILQEVDTDKDGRISYDEFAAMMKTGTDWRKASRHYSRGRFNSLSIRLMKDGSLNMGSEAVKTDVPKE